The proteins below are encoded in one region of Apium graveolens cultivar Ventura chromosome 4, ASM990537v1, whole genome shotgun sequence:
- the LOC141718503 gene encoding uncharacterized protein LOC141718503: MSPFQLVKVCCLPAELEHKAYEALKKLNLDMSAAGEKRMHQINELNEFRLQAYENNKLFLGKLKSGWSGPFIVKTVFPHGAVEIFDKYPDQEFNFNGQRLKHYYGDMANREAMTAILVTT; the protein is encoded by the exons ATGTCACCTTTCCAGTTGGTTAAGGTGTGTTGTCTGCCTGCTGAGTTAGAACATAAAGCGTACGAGGCTTTGAAGAAGCTAAATCTTGACATGTCAGCGGCTGGAGAAAAGAGAATGCATCAAATTAATGAACTCAATGAGTTTCGTCTacaagcttatgagaacaacaa ACTTTTTCTAGGAAAGCTTAAGTCAGGGTGGTCAGGTCCGTTCATAGTCAagactgtgtttccacatggtgCAGTGGAGATTTTTGATAAGTATCCGGACCAAGAATTCAATTttaatggtcagaggttgaagcattactatggtgatatGGCGAACCGCGAGGCGATGACCGCCATTCTTGTTACGACTTGA